In a single window of the Leptospira harrisiae genome:
- the dxr gene encoding 1-deoxy-D-xylulose-5-phosphate reductoisomerase, which yields MVGVSVLGISGSVGSSTVKVLRQFRDSFSLRSFSVHSNLDLAKSLMDEFSPEVISITDSKLEGSLGSKYKSTTILYGEDSLSDLVRLPSVSVVVTAVVGARGVRPTIAAIEAGKKIAIANKETLVTFGPLINRLVAKHNTLMVPVDSEHNALFQLIEREKRSNIRAITLTASGGSFRTLPIEELEHVSVKQALNHPTWSMGPKITVDSAGLINKGLEVIEAHYLFGFSYDEIEVVIHPQSLTHGIIETMDGACLQYTSHPDMIYPIAHSLFYPTPTPEMLIERKPGTWKTLEFFPPDFSRYPGLTLAFQAGRAGGTAPCVFNAANEEAVALFLDEKISFTAIPKLIESALNKISNSFPDDLEGYLEKDRESRNYIQKEFVKGGVTI from the coding sequence ATGGTTGGAGTATCCGTATTAGGAATTTCTGGTTCTGTTGGCTCTTCGACAGTGAAGGTACTCCGCCAATTCAGAGATTCCTTTTCTTTACGTAGTTTTTCGGTTCATTCCAATTTAGATCTGGCGAAATCACTGATGGATGAATTTTCTCCAGAAGTGATTTCTATCACCGATTCAAAGTTAGAAGGTAGCCTCGGATCCAAATATAAATCCACGACCATTCTTTACGGGGAAGATTCTTTATCTGATTTGGTTCGTCTTCCTTCTGTTTCAGTCGTTGTCACCGCTGTTGTGGGTGCACGCGGGGTAAGACCTACCATTGCCGCCATTGAAGCCGGAAAAAAAATTGCCATCGCCAATAAAGAAACACTAGTTACTTTTGGGCCACTCATCAATCGTTTGGTGGCAAAACACAATACCTTGATGGTTCCGGTGGATTCCGAACACAATGCACTCTTCCAACTTATTGAAAGAGAAAAAAGATCCAATATTCGTGCCATCACACTTACGGCATCGGGAGGAAGTTTTCGCACTCTTCCTATCGAAGAATTGGAACATGTATCCGTAAAACAGGCATTAAATCATCCCACCTGGTCAATGGGGCCAAAAATCACTGTGGATTCTGCAGGACTGATCAACAAGGGTCTCGAAGTCATCGAAGCTCATTATCTATTTGGATTTTCCTATGACGAAATTGAAGTGGTGATCCACCCGCAATCACTCACTCACGGGATCATTGAAACCATGGATGGTGCTTGTTTGCAATACACGAGCCATCCCGATATGATTTATCCCATTGCCCATTCCTTGTTTTATCCAACACCAACACCAGAGATGTTAATTGAAAGAAAACCTGGAACTTGGAAAACCTTGGAATTTTTTCCTCCTGATTTCAGTCGTTATCCTGGACTTACTTTAGCATTCCAAGCGGGTAGGGCAGGGGGTACGGCTCCTTGTGTTTTTAATGCCGCGAATGAAGAAGCTGTTGCATTATTTTTAGATGAAAAAATTTCTTTTACCGCCATTCCAAAGTTAATCGAATCGGCCTTAAATAAAATTTCCAATTCCTTCCCTGATGATTTGGAAGGATATTTAGAAAAAGATCGGGAATCTCGTAATTATATTCAAAAAGAATTTGTGAAAGGGGGAGTGACTATATGA
- a CDS encoding phosphatidate cytidylyltransferase: protein MSETTLRILSAIVLTFVYVFMIFHSSFYYLEFYAFGCITIYLGLKELYAFCRREDSKPFFGTGLIFSLLIFTVYYIQFLGLQFEVTPPAFVLELSKILREGFHPIPFLLIALSLTVWILQILKRPLDGALFSASATILGPIYLAIPIGHFLLLLAFPFGAYYIFLVSVITFMSDAGAYFGGRWFGKHPAGLKISPKKTWEGYVTGNITAVLGVQILNFTWEHFSGVKLPIGVIESVIVAFVVSIISVMGDLAESAMKRDAKIKDSGSLIPGHGGVLDLADALLFTVPVIYYYFLFKGILGYAV, encoded by the coding sequence ATGAGTGAGACAACACTCCGTATTCTATCTGCAATCGTACTCACTTTCGTATATGTGTTTATGATTTTCCATAGTTCCTTTTACTATTTGGAATTTTATGCCTTTGGTTGTATTACCATCTACTTGGGTTTAAAAGAATTGTATGCATTTTGCAGAAGAGAAGATTCCAAACCTTTTTTTGGAACAGGCCTTATCTTTTCGCTTTTGATTTTTACTGTATACTACATTCAATTTTTAGGCCTTCAATTTGAAGTCACTCCTCCTGCTTTTGTTTTAGAATTGTCAAAGATCCTCCGAGAAGGATTCCATCCGATTCCGTTTTTACTCATAGCTCTATCTCTCACTGTCTGGATTTTACAAATTCTAAAACGCCCGTTAGATGGAGCATTGTTTTCGGCAAGTGCTACCATTCTTGGGCCAATCTATTTAGCGATTCCTATCGGGCATTTTTTACTCCTACTCGCTTTCCCTTTTGGTGCTTATTATATATTTTTAGTGTCTGTGATTACTTTTATGAGTGATGCTGGTGCTTATTTTGGTGGTCGCTGGTTTGGAAAACATCCTGCCGGTCTCAAAATCTCTCCTAAAAAAACTTGGGAAGGCTATGTCACAGGAAATATCACTGCTGTACTCGGTGTCCAAATTCTCAATTTTACTTGGGAACATTTTAGTGGTGTGAAGTTACCGATTGGAGTCATTGAATCCGTTATCGTAGCTTTTGTGGTTTCTATCATTTCGGTGATGGGTGATTTGGCTGAGTCTGCAATGAAACGAGATGCCAAAATCAAAGATTCCGGAAGTTTGATTCCCGGTCACGGTGGGGTTTTAGATTTGGCCGATGCCCTTTTGTTTACCGTTCCTGTGATTTATTATTATTTCCTATTTAAGGGAATTCTAGGTTACGCGGTCTGA
- a CDS encoding isoprenyl transferase, translated as MKLNSIPAHIAVIMDGNGRWAESQGKKRTEGHREGANAIDRLLDVALEYKIPAVSLYAFSTENWKRPITEIQAIFGLLVEFIETRLDSIHEKGIRIHHSGARNKLSKTVLSKIDHAMAVTKKNKKLTANFCLNYGGHEEILSNFSRIMAVRKSKKEALDKPISPKEFEKYLYTFPLPPVDLLIRTAGEQRISNFLLWQSAYAEMYFTNTLWPDFGRTSLEEALLFFDSRKRKFGGLL; from the coding sequence ATGAAGTTGAATTCAATCCCTGCCCACATTGCTGTCATCATGGACGGAAACGGAAGGTGGGCCGAAAGCCAAGGGAAAAAAAGAACCGAGGGCCATAGAGAAGGGGCGAACGCAATTGATCGCCTTTTGGATGTGGCCTTGGAATACAAAATCCCCGCAGTTTCCCTTTATGCCTTTTCTACAGAAAACTGGAAACGTCCCATAACAGAAATCCAAGCCATCTTCGGTTTGTTAGTTGAGTTTATTGAAACTAGACTCGATTCCATCCACGAAAAAGGAATTCGCATCCATCACAGTGGAGCAAGAAACAAACTTTCTAAAACTGTTTTAAGTAAAATTGACCATGCGATGGCGGTCACTAAAAAGAACAAAAAACTGACTGCCAACTTTTGTTTGAACTATGGTGGCCATGAAGAAATCCTCAGTAATTTTTCAAGGATCATGGCTGTGCGTAAGTCCAAAAAAGAGGCTTTGGACAAACCCATTAGTCCCAAAGAATTTGAAAAATATTTGTATACATTCCCTTTGCCGCCGGTAGATTTATTGATCAGAACTGCGGGAGAACAAAGGATATCCAATTTTCTTTTGTGGCAGAGTGCTTATGCTGAAATGTATTTCACAAATACCCTTTGGCCGGACTTTGGAAGAACCTCTTTGGAGGAAGCCCTTCTTTTTTTTGATTCCCGAAAACGTAAATTTGGTGGTTTGTTATGA
- the frr gene encoding ribosome recycling factor, which produces MVDEIIKSMQSKMDKTVEALKKDFGTIRTGKASPMMVEDVRVDYYGSLTPLNQLGKIACPEPRMILITPFEKGMLKDIEKAIFAASLGLTPNNDGTSIRINIPELTGERRKELAKVVKQKAEEKKVAIRNIRRDANDELKKHQAEMSQDELKGHQDKIQKITDSYIAKLGDLEKEKEKEITTL; this is translated from the coding sequence ATGGTAGATGAAATTATAAAATCCATGCAGTCCAAAATGGACAAAACGGTTGAAGCTTTGAAAAAAGACTTCGGTACGATTCGTACCGGAAAAGCTAGTCCTATGATGGTAGAAGATGTAAGAGTTGACTATTATGGATCACTCACTCCTTTAAATCAGTTAGGTAAAATTGCTTGTCCAGAACCTCGTATGATTCTCATCACTCCTTTTGAAAAAGGAATGTTGAAAGACATTGAAAAAGCAATTTTTGCTGCAAGTCTTGGACTCACACCTAACAATGATGGAACAAGCATTCGTATTAATATTCCTGAGCTAACAGGGGAAAGACGAAAAGAACTTGCTAAAGTGGTCAAACAAAAGGCCGAAGAAAAAAAAGTTGCCATTCGTAATATTCGCCGTGATGCCAATGATGAATTAAAAAAACACCAGGCAGAAATGTCCCAAGATGAACTCAAAGGCCACCAAGATAAAATCCAAAAAATTACGGATTCTTATATTGCTAAATTGGGAGATTTAGAAAAGGAAAAAGAAAAAGAGATCACCACTCTTTAA
- the pyrH gene encoding UMP kinase → MGTSPRFKRILIKLSGEALAGEGELGIDTNKTFSLAGQIKEVHDLGLEVAVVVGGGNMIRGETLAKSGMDRATADYMGMLGTIMNGLALQDACEKQGMFTRVLSAIEMKSVAEPYIRRRAVRHLEKNRVIIFAGGTGNPYFTTDTTASLRAVEVGCEVILKATKVDGVYTADPKKDPSAKRYLEVSFMESIKHRLKVMDSTALSLCMDNNMPIIVFDIFKAGNLRKLIDGEPIGTLISNSEEVILDGR, encoded by the coding sequence GTGGGAACTAGTCCTCGTTTCAAAAGAATTCTTATCAAACTCTCCGGCGAGGCTCTTGCCGGTGAGGGTGAACTTGGTATTGATACCAATAAAACATTTTCACTTGCCGGACAAATTAAGGAAGTTCATGACTTAGGTCTCGAAGTTGCTGTGGTTGTTGGCGGAGGAAATATGATCCGTGGAGAAACTTTAGCAAAGTCCGGAATGGATCGAGCAACGGCAGACTACATGGGAATGCTCGGCACCATTATGAATGGACTCGCCTTACAAGATGCATGCGAAAAACAAGGGATGTTTACCCGAGTTCTTTCTGCCATCGAAATGAAATCTGTTGCTGAACCTTATATCCGTAGACGTGCGGTTCGCCATTTAGAAAAAAATCGTGTCATTATATTTGCCGGTGGAACTGGAAATCCGTATTTTACAACGGATACAACTGCTTCTCTTCGTGCGGTGGAAGTGGGATGTGAAGTCATCCTTAAAGCCACAAAAGTGGACGGAGTGTACACTGCGGATCCAAAAAAAGATCCAAGTGCAAAACGTTACTTAGAAGTTTCTTTTATGGAGTCCATCAAACACCGATTAAAGGTAATGGATTCAACTGCACTCAGTCTCTGTATGGACAATAATATGCCCATCATTGTGTTTGATATTTTTAAAGCAGGAAATTTAAGAAAATTAATCGATGGAGAGCCAATTGGTACACTAATCTCCAATTCAGAGGAAGTGATTTTAGATGGTAGATGA
- the tsf gene encoding translation elongation factor Ts yields MAVSSEQIKDLRERTGAGMMDCKKALEEKGGDIEKAVTYLREKGLAKAAKRAGRETGEGKVIAYIHGTGKTGVLVELNCETDFVANNEAFEALGKEIALQITAMNPLYVNEESIPQSEIDNEMSVQKALLEKEGKKADQIEKILPGKMKKYFEEICLIHQKSIRDNSKTINDLLQEAIAKFGENITVGRFSRFQVGGN; encoded by the coding sequence ATGGCAGTTAGCTCCGAACAAATTAAAGATCTCCGCGAACGTACTGGCGCGGGGATGATGGACTGCAAAAAAGCCCTCGAAGAAAAGGGTGGCGATATTGAAAAAGCAGTTACATACTTAAGAGAAAAAGGTTTAGCAAAAGCAGCGAAACGTGCTGGTCGCGAAACTGGTGAAGGTAAGGTTATCGCTTACATTCACGGAACAGGAAAAACAGGAGTTCTAGTAGAACTTAACTGTGAAACTGACTTCGTGGCAAATAATGAAGCGTTTGAAGCTCTTGGAAAAGAGATCGCTTTGCAAATCACTGCGATGAACCCACTGTATGTGAACGAGGAATCCATTCCTCAGTCAGAAATTGACAATGAGATGAGTGTGCAAAAAGCACTTCTTGAAAAAGAAGGGAAAAAAGCAGACCAAATCGAAAAGATCCTTCCTGGTAAAATGAAAAAATACTTCGAAGAGATTTGTCTCATCCACCAAAAATCGATTCGTGACAACTCCAAAACCATCAATGACCTTCTCCAAGAAGCCATTGCAAAGTTTGGAGAGAACATTACTGTTGGTAGGTTCTCGAGGTTCCAAGTAGGTGGGAACTAG
- the rpsB gene encoding 30S ribosomal protein S2: protein MSVISMKSLLEAGVHFGHQTRRWNPKMSPYVYTARNGIHIIDLQKTVQKTKEAYDALKKLTGQGKKVLFVGTKKQARGAIERAAQACSMYYVSNRWLGGLLTNWNTVKKSIARLKRLEQMEENNSFEQEARTKKEALSLKRELEKLRQTLGGIKDMAVVPEILFVIDPKKEEIAVKEAKKLGLKVFAVIDTNCDPEPIDYPIPGNDDAIRAISLFLDTMANAVLEGTGGEVIQTNFAEDMDAEQLALEYQGEYDESGKFIMDDELPPVAKDIPVDAEAAKKAAEAAAATATTEAPAEVKPATEGKE from the coding sequence ATGTCAGTAATTTCCATGAAAAGTCTGCTAGAAGCAGGCGTACACTTCGGTCACCAAACACGTCGTTGGAATCCAAAAATGAGTCCTTATGTTTATACGGCTCGTAACGGAATTCACATCATCGACCTTCAAAAGACTGTTCAAAAAACAAAAGAAGCTTACGATGCTTTGAAAAAACTTACCGGTCAAGGTAAGAAAGTTCTATTTGTAGGAACTAAAAAACAAGCTCGTGGCGCTATTGAAAGAGCCGCACAAGCGTGCAGTATGTACTATGTTTCTAACCGTTGGTTAGGTGGACTTTTGACTAACTGGAACACAGTAAAGAAGTCAATTGCTCGTTTAAAAAGACTAGAGCAAATGGAAGAGAACAACTCTTTCGAACAAGAAGCTAGAACTAAAAAAGAAGCACTTTCACTCAAACGTGAGTTAGAAAAACTCCGCCAAACACTTGGTGGAATTAAAGATATGGCTGTTGTGCCTGAAATTCTTTTTGTGATCGATCCTAAAAAAGAAGAAATTGCTGTAAAAGAAGCTAAAAAACTTGGTTTGAAAGTGTTCGCAGTGATTGATACAAACTGTGATCCAGAACCAATCGATTACCCAATTCCAGGTAACGATGATGCGATCCGTGCGATTTCTCTTTTCCTTGATACTATGGCAAATGCTGTACTTGAAGGAACAGGTGGAGAAGTCATCCAAACTAATTTTGCTGAAGATATGGACGCAGAACAACTTGCACTTGAATACCAAGGTGAGTATGATGAGTCCGGAAAATTCATTATGGACGATGAACTTCCTCCAGTTGCAAAAGACATCCCTGTGGATGCAGAAGCGGCTAAAAAAGCAGCTGAAGCAGCAGCAGCTACAGCGACAACTGAGGCTCCAGCAGAAGTAAAACCAGCTACAGAAGGTAAAGAGTAA
- a CDS encoding TPM domain-containing protein produces MNRKIKLIVYVLFVIVFVFCQTEKVADGTIFFSDKTSLLNSDFIKEKNEYLKNIKKNYNLDIRILVIHSTGPHTIEDFSSAAFDQYNIGGDLNNGIFVLLATDDRKLRIATGTGIELVVPDDIASQIIKEMVIYLRQNDLENAINVAIERLVDKANSVPWIIERKNIEKISSNDLNKIFEFQGKYVSKQKTLEPFAQKYRTDYFAKVKVKNRNVLVFENQYLKNMIKLEKSKKATMLVRLVSLEPETYQLLNIK; encoded by the coding sequence ATGAATCGCAAAATTAAATTAATTGTATATGTTTTGTTTGTTATTGTTTTTGTTTTTTGCCAAACGGAAAAAGTGGCAGATGGCACGATCTTTTTTTCGGATAAAACTTCTTTATTAAATTCTGATTTTATTAAGGAAAAAAATGAATATCTGAAGAATATAAAGAAAAATTATAATCTTGACATTAGGATTTTAGTGATTCATTCCACTGGGCCACATACAATCGAAGATTTTTCTTCAGCAGCCTTTGACCAATATAACATTGGTGGGGATTTAAATAACGGAATTTTTGTTTTACTTGCAACAGATGATCGGAAACTTCGAATTGCAACTGGAACAGGGATTGAGCTTGTTGTTCCGGACGACATTGCTTCGCAGATTATAAAAGAAATGGTTATTTATTTGCGTCAGAATGATCTTGAAAATGCAATCAATGTTGCAATCGAAAGACTGGTTGATAAAGCAAATTCTGTCCCTTGGATTATTGAAAGAAAAAATATCGAAAAAATTTCATCCAATGATTTAAACAAAATATTTGAATTCCAAGGAAAATATGTTTCAAAACAAAAAACTCTAGAGCCCTTTGCTCAAAAATATAGAACAGACTATTTCGCCAAAGTAAAAGTTAAAAATAGAAATGTTTTGGTTTTTGAGAATCAGTATCTAAAGAATATGATAAAATTAGAAAAGAGCAAAAAGGCAACAATGTTGGTAAGGTTAGTCAGTTTGGAACCTGAAACGTATCAATTGTTAAATATCAAATAG
- a CDS encoding DUF4328 domain-containing protein, whose translation MKNIKITSATIIMVIISMLILIDLASISIYYKKYSYYLAINSSGVISETILFSYNHAIQILSFVYLLGYVICGMFFIYWLTNAYLNLKLVFPELTGTNSQILLSWFIPIVSFYRPYLIMIDLFTYSDRLIQENVETKKMNLNLLIVHIWWPLWLVEKMFYLIVSKFDPDLFSIKGNVNLNQFQMLGCIISVALSLVTIGMIYKYSKVALLLGSVIEKKTN comes from the coding sequence ATGAAAAATATTAAAATTACTTCTGCAACGATCATTATGGTAATCATATCAATGCTGATCCTGATTGATTTAGCTTCTATCAGTATTTATTATAAAAAATATTCATATTACCTTGCGATTAACTCATCTGGTGTGATCTCTGAAACGATCTTATTTTCTTACAATCATGCCATTCAAATACTATCATTTGTATATTTGCTTGGATATGTTATTTGTGGTATGTTTTTTATCTATTGGCTCACCAACGCTTATCTAAACTTGAAGTTAGTATTTCCAGAGCTTACCGGAACGAACTCTCAAATTTTACTTTCTTGGTTTATCCCAATCGTAAGTTTTTATAGACCATATTTGATCATGATAGATTTGTTTACGTATTCAGATCGACTAATTCAAGAGAATGTAGAAACAAAAAAAATGAACTTGAATTTATTGATTGTTCATATTTGGTGGCCTCTCTGGTTAGTTGAGAAAATGTTTTATCTCATAGTTTCGAAATTTGATCCTGATTTATTTAGTATAAAGGGAAATGTAAATTTAAATCAGTTTCAAATGCTTGGGTGTATTATTTCTGTTGCCCTTTCGCTTGTAACCATTGGAATGATATACAAGTATTCGAAAGTTGCGTTATTGCTCGGTTCTGTGATCGAAAAAAAGACCAATTAG